The genomic stretch TTTTTCTTCCTGATGCCTGGCGATGATAACCCGGCGGTATTTATTGGGCAAAGCGCCGATCGCTTCGTCAATCGATAACGCTCTCTCGCGCCGCTCCATTTCTTCCTCGGGATGATGCCGGTTATCCGGGATATCGATTGTTACCTGGCCGTCTTCGGTACTTATCGGATTATCCAGCGATAACGCCTTAATTCTCTTTTTCCTGATATAATCGATAGAAGCATTAGCCGCGATTTTATACAACCAGGTCGAAAATCGAAATTCGGAACGATAGGTTGTCAAAGAACTAAAGGCTTTCATAAAAGTATCCTGGACCAGATCGGACGCGATTTCCTTATCCCGTACAATCCGAAAAATAACATGAAACACCGAATCCTGATGTTTCTCAACCAGGCCTTTATACGCCTTCTGATCGCCTTTAAGGGCTTTCTCTATCAGTTTATCGTCATCTATTGGCAACTCTTTGCCCTCTATCTAAAATACGTCACAGAACTTTGTTAGTTTCAGGCATGGCGTTCCAAAATACCCTGTAACCGGTTAAAACACAATATAAATAACATTCGCCGGGAGAAACCCGGAAATACTGACCAAATTACTTAGCAGTCCACAATTCGTAAGCGCGACGCAAATGTGGAATAACGATTGAGCCGCCAACTATAAGCGCGATTGACATAACCTCATCAAATTCCTCATCGGACACGCTCTGTTCCATACAACGGTCAAGGTGATAAGTTATACAATCATCACAGCGCAAAACCGTCGAGGCAACCAGGCCTAATAATTCTTTAGTTTTAACGTCGAGAGCGCCTTCTCGATAACAGGCGGTATCAATTCCAAAAAAGCGCTTAATATTAATATTGTCCCGATCGAGAATAACCCGATTCAAGGTTTCTCGACGCTCGCGAAAGGCCTTAATTTTTTCATTCATGTAAAAAATCTCCTGTTTTAACGATTGGAGTTATCAATAAAATTATGAGAAGGGAAAACTACAAGCGATAATTGTGGCGATTTGCCTTTTCAGATTGGCTAATCGAGCTCGCTAAGTCTTTGTTTTAATTCCTCAATTAGACTTACTGGTGTTGGGTCTTCATCGTTTAGAATTGCCAGATAAAAGCTTGTAAAATCAGCTATCTGAACGATTGAAAACAATCTTTGGAGTTCATCGTCACCGCCAGAATTAATCTCAATTACTTCTACACCTTTGGCTTCAATCATTTCTTTTACAATATTCATTCGGGCTTTGATCATGATACGGCTACTAATCAATTCATCGGAAGAAGTATAATCAGAACGATCCCTCAACAATATTACTATAACTTTGTCTTTGAGTAATTCTATGTTTTTCCAGCCGACAATTTCATTATGATTGCATTCGGGGAATTGATTAACGAATGATAATACTTTAGCGTTTTCACTTAATTGCCCTTTAAATCGTATGGCCGCAGGAGATGTAAAACTGGTATTGGAATAAATTATTGGGATTCTATTATGGAGCTTTTCGGCCAACTGCTTACACCGATTTTTTTCTGCCACCTTATCCTTCAAAAATGATTGCGCTTTAATATCCAAATATGATGCCAGATTATCCAGATGCCGGGGTAGGTGATGAGAAACACCTAAATTATACAAAAGCATCATTAATAATCCGAATGAATACCCCAGTGCCGCTCGAGGCTGAAGACCTTTTTTCGGTGATAGAATCGGGATTTTTTTCTTGATTGCAAATTCACCAATCGCCCCACCGGTTGTAATTGCAAATATTTTACATTTCCGAGAAACGGCCTGATACATAGCCATCAAAGTTTCTTCTGTATTCCCCGAATAAGATGAAACAATGACAACCGTTTTATCACGGGCAAAATATGGAAGGCTATAATCCCGGGAAACAATAATCGGTATTCTGGGATATTCTTCCAAAACCGCACCAGCCAAATCTCCTCCGATAGCCGATCCTCCCATACCGCAGATAACTATATTGTCGATTTTATCCATATCCGGAAAAGCTTCAGGATCAATTTTAGTTTGCTCCCAGATTTTAATCGCCTCCCGAATTTGATTGGGAAAATCGACAATGGCGTCATACATCCCGCCCGGATCAAGCTCCCGGATATTTTCCAGATTATCAAGAATGTTCATTACAGCCAACTGCCCTTCTTCTGTTGTCGTGTATATTCAGAAGCCTCACGCAGAGCCCGCGTTACTTTTTTGACGGTTGTCAATCTCATCAGGCGCGACACAAACCGTTTGGCCTGGATATAATCTATATGCGAAATCCAGTCAGCGACTCCCGGTATCAGGGTCGGATTCATCGACAGTTCATCGACGCCAAGCCCGACGAAAAAGGGAGCCATATTTTTATCGCCTGCCATTTCCCCGCACACCGCCACGGGGATGCCGTTATCATGGGCAGCCAACACCGTCATTTGGATCAGCTTCAACACCGACGGATGATGAGGGGTATAATATTTGGCAACGCGATGATTGGCGCGGTCGGCCGCCATCGTATATTGAATCAAATCATTGGTCCCGATCGAAAAGAAATCAACCAGCTCGGCCAGGTAATCGGCCTGCATCGCCGCCGAAGGGATTTCAATCATGGCGCCGACACTGATATTATCATCAAAAGGTATCCGCGATCTCTTCAATTCGTTTTTTACCGATTTTATCAAATTGC from Candidatus Zixiibacteriota bacterium encodes the following:
- a CDS encoding sigma-70 family RNA polymerase sigma factor translates to MPIDDDKLIEKALKGDQKAYKGLVEKHQDSVFHVIFRIVRDKEIASDLVQDTFMKAFSSLTTYRSEFRFSTWLYKIAANASIDYIRKKRIKALSLDNPISTEDGQVTIDIPDNRHHPEEEMERRERALSIDEAIGALPNKYRRVIIARHQEEKSYEEIADELGVPVGTVKARIFRARELLKKRLRGI
- a CDS encoding carboxymuconolactone decarboxylase family protein, which codes for MNEKIKAFRERRETLNRVILDRDNINIKRFFGIDTACYREGALDVKTKELLGLVASTVLRCDDCITYHLDRCMEQSVSDEEFDEVMSIALIVGGSIVIPHLRRAYELWTAK
- a CDS encoding bifunctional phosphoglucose/phosphomannose isomerase, which codes for MNILDNLENIRELDPGGMYDAIVDFPNQIREAIKIWEQTKIDPEAFPDMDKIDNIVICGMGGSAIGGDLAGAVLEEYPRIPIIVSRDYSLPYFARDKTVVIVSSYSGNTEETLMAMYQAVSRKCKIFAITTGGAIGEFAIKKKIPILSPKKGLQPRAALGYSFGLLMMLLYNLGVSHHLPRHLDNLASYLDIKAQSFLKDKVAEKNRCKQLAEKLHNRIPIIYSNTSFTSPAAIRFKGQLSENAKVLSFVNQFPECNHNEIVGWKNIELLKDKVIVILLRDRSDYTSSDELISSRIMIKARMNIVKEMIEAKGVEVIEINSGGDDELQRLFSIVQIADFTSFYLAILNDEDPTPVSLIEELKQRLSELD